A stretch of Cytophagales bacterium DNA encodes these proteins:
- a CDS encoding alpha/beta fold hydrolase: METIKFTFQERTIHVHKSGSGAENMLLFHGFGQTGQVFQGWHQALEETHTLYSFDLFFHGESDQTEAPVTPTYWGKLLKVFTEQQQLEHFHLAGYSLGGRFVNATLLYVPEQIKSISYIAPDGFYESPWQTLAISFRRIFRYVMNHPEALIKMADAAEKYKLSSPSLVKFAKRELRDVDNRIRVYRSWIYLKPLIRNHRRVTRTIHNHEIKCTLILGSKDHIIPPRKVVPKFKPAPNVTICVIEKRHHEMIGAALELLYSGVDSSEN; encoded by the coding sequence ATGGAGACCATCAAGTTCACTTTTCAGGAACGGACCATCCACGTCCATAAATCGGGTTCTGGGGCAGAAAACATGCTTTTATTCCATGGATTCGGGCAAACAGGTCAGGTATTTCAAGGATGGCACCAGGCACTCGAAGAAACACACACCTTATATTCATTCGACCTTTTTTTTCATGGTGAAAGTGATCAAACAGAAGCTCCTGTCACCCCTACGTATTGGGGAAAGTTGCTCAAGGTATTCACCGAACAACAGCAACTGGAACATTTCCACCTGGCCGGATACAGTCTTGGAGGCCGATTTGTCAATGCCACCCTTTTATATGTTCCTGAGCAAATCAAGTCCATCTCCTACATTGCCCCGGATGGCTTTTATGAATCCCCCTGGCAAACCCTTGCGATTTCTTTCCGGCGGATATTCAGGTATGTAATGAATCACCCAGAAGCCTTGATCAAAATGGCGGATGCTGCCGAAAAGTATAAGCTAAGTTCACCCTCACTGGTCAAATTTGCCAAGCGGGAGCTTCGAGATGTAGATAATCGAATCAGGGTCTATCGGTCATGGATCTATCTTAAGCCACTCATCAGGAATCATCGTAGAGTTACCCGTACCATCCACAATCACGAAATTAAATGTACGTTGATCCTCGGCTCGAAAGATCACATCATTCCTCCCAGGAAGGTCGTTCCAAAATTCAAACCTGCTCCGAATGTCACCATCTGTGTGATTGAAAAAAGGCACCATGAAATGATCGGTGCTGCATTGGAGCTACTTTATTCAGGTGTTGATTCGTCTGAAAATTGA
- a CDS encoding TetR/AcrR family transcriptional regulator, which translates to MDNEVRNRILDGAMNLFNRYGVRSVTMDDVAREVSMSKKTLYQYFTNKDGLVTEVARWHMELERKEFAEIEHRAVNAIDELHQIAQCMRRNIQDINPSMLYDLQKFHHEAWDLYLDFKNEFIRGHIEDNLIKGMKEGCYRQEIDVKILSKFRVEQVQMIFDQQIFPPEQFQFVEVQMQLLDHFIHGILTEKGRNHYQKYFQTEAVKPLK; encoded by the coding sequence GTGGATAACGAAGTAAGAAATCGGATTTTGGACGGGGCGATGAACCTCTTTAACCGATATGGAGTGCGGAGTGTGACCATGGATGATGTAGCCCGAGAGGTCTCCATGTCCAAAAAAACGCTATATCAGTACTTCACAAATAAGGATGGATTGGTGACCGAAGTTGCTCGCTGGCACATGGAGCTTGAGCGCAAGGAGTTTGCAGAGATCGAACATAGAGCGGTGAATGCCATCGATGAATTGCATCAGATTGCTCAATGCATGCGCCGAAACATCCAGGACATCAATCCTTCGATGCTGTATGATCTTCAGAAATTCCATCACGAAGCTTGGGATCTTTACCTGGACTTTAAGAATGAATTCATTCGTGGACACATCGAAGACAACTTGATCAAAGGGATGAAGGAAGGTTGCTACCGGCAAGAGATCGACGTGAAGATCTTGTCAAAATTCCGTGTAGAGCAGGTACAGATGATCTTTGATCAACAGATTTTCCCTCCGGAGCAATTCCAATTTGTTGAGGTACAAATGCAATTGTTGGATCATTTCATTCATGGCATTTTGACCGAAAAAGGACGAAATCACTATCAGAAATATTTTCAAACAGAAGCCGTAAAACCACTCAAATGA
- a CDS encoding cupin-like domain-containing protein, which yields MVTSTQFNDQFYDSISVWNKMNFTLRFISEHFFGKTFLNNSIQNWASNNQSKIYEEVKSIEKQHVSVETYNGDLSARAFSKNYVKTGKPVVIKGGAKNWQACQEWGFEFFKENYGDHPVTLTHHKDLGDDDDGGMEETNLRNIIDGLAENSKKYARFNPLLDVYPELLESLDRQWLNTIMGRGLKNHHVLFIGNKGTKTNIHNAGNENIFVQLRGKKRWLIWHQKATYVFSPEVNRAPAKASHINPNAPDLENYASFEHLPVCEIILEEGDILFVPSYLWHYVENLTPTIGIGIRWLSPGSTLRNSPLLACLELFNTSPSVFKTLDWRNGFDFNKIILANLKKSA from the coding sequence ATGGTCACCAGCACTCAGTTCAACGATCAGTTCTACGACAGCATCTCAGTCTGGAATAAAATGAACTTCACGCTAAGGTTCATTTCCGAACATTTCTTTGGTAAAACATTCTTAAATAATTCGATTCAAAATTGGGCTTCCAACAATCAATCCAAAATCTATGAAGAGGTTAAGTCAATTGAAAAGCAGCATGTTTCGGTAGAAACGTACAACGGAGATCTATCAGCACGAGCATTTAGCAAAAACTATGTAAAAACCGGCAAGCCTGTAGTCATCAAAGGAGGTGCTAAAAACTGGCAAGCTTGCCAGGAATGGGGGTTTGAATTTTTCAAAGAAAATTATGGGGATCATCCAGTTACCCTGACTCATCATAAAGACCTGGGAGACGATGATGATGGCGGGATGGAAGAAACGAACCTAAGAAATATCATTGACGGACTGGCCGAGAACTCGAAAAAATATGCTCGATTCAATCCTTTATTGGATGTCTATCCGGAACTCTTAGAATCACTGGACAGACAATGGCTTAATACCATCATGGGCAGAGGGTTAAAAAATCATCACGTGTTGTTCATTGGTAACAAAGGAACCAAGACCAATATCCACAACGCAGGAAATGAAAACATTTTTGTACAGCTCCGGGGTAAGAAACGATGGTTGATCTGGCATCAAAAAGCCACTTATGTCTTTAGCCCTGAGGTAAACCGCGCACCGGCCAAAGCCTCCCATATCAACCCCAATGCTCCTGACCTTGAGAACTATGCTTCTTTTGAGCACCTCCCTGTTTGTGAGATCATCTTGGAAGAGGGTGACATCTTGTTTGTTCCCTCCTATCTATGGCACTACGTCGAAAACCTCACACCGACCATCGGGATCGGTATTCGTTGGTTGTCTCCCGGAAGTACATTAAGGAACAGTCCATTATTGGCTTGCCTTGAATTATTCAATACCTCACCAAGTGTATTTAAAACCCTTGATTGGCGCAATGGCTTTGATTTCAACAAGATCATTTTGGCTAACCTGAAGAAAAGTGCTTAG
- a CDS encoding TolC family protein, whose amino-acid sequence MRVSLFITAILLSVGLRAQQGSSAMSLEACIEYALANNAEMKNAALDEKSAVMQVKETRGIGLPQISGSAVVQKSPTLQRFYAQYTPGSPIGLTDEQATELGVVEGDVYAAENFFQLQSVGDASLGVNQIIFSGSYIVALQASNTFKELSVRQKDETRVNIIENVSKAYYDVLINQERLNLFTANLTRLDTLYRNTRELYNNGFAEEIDVDRLKVSLNNLKSDRDNIINLNTISMTLLKFQMGYPLEQSLELSGTFDDVLGATIARNDAQVKYEDRPGYQTLLVNRKLQELNIRNKYAEALPTLSGFANLGVSTQSQSFGGLFSTQSNFDGIDQVGPDSWYRYSSIGLSLNWNIFTGLQRRFQIQREKVSLEQLDNGINQYQSLIDLEVQTSRLALQNAVQKIEVQRENMELADKVFRVTQIKYQEGIGSNLEVVEADTALKEAQTNYYNALYDAIIARIDLQKALGTLN is encoded by the coding sequence ATGAGAGTATCATTATTTATCACAGCTATCCTACTTTCTGTTGGCTTGAGAGCACAACAAGGAAGTTCTGCGATGAGCCTTGAAGCGTGTATAGAGTACGCGTTGGCCAATAATGCAGAGATGAAAAATGCCGCGCTGGATGAGAAATCAGCCGTCATGCAGGTCAAGGAAACCAGAGGTATTGGTCTTCCTCAGATATCCGGTTCTGCTGTTGTGCAGAAGAGCCCGACACTACAACGATTCTATGCCCAATATACGCCTGGATCGCCTATCGGTCTGACCGACGAACAAGCCACCGAACTGGGTGTGGTTGAAGGCGATGTGTATGCGGCAGAGAACTTTTTCCAATTGCAAAGCGTCGGTGACGCCAGTTTAGGAGTCAATCAGATCATTTTTAGTGGGTCTTACATTGTGGCGCTACAGGCTTCGAATACGTTCAAGGAGCTTTCTGTCAGGCAAAAAGACGAAACTCGTGTCAACATCATAGAAAATGTCAGCAAGGCGTATTACGATGTATTGATCAATCAAGAGCGCTTGAATTTGTTTACCGCTAACCTGACCCGACTCGACACCCTGTATCGGAATACGAGAGAACTATATAATAATGGCTTTGCGGAAGAGATTGATGTAGATCGACTGAAAGTTTCTTTGAATAACCTTAAATCCGATCGCGACAATATCATCAACCTCAATACCATCTCCATGACCTTATTGAAGTTTCAGATGGGATATCCGTTGGAGCAATCACTGGAGTTGAGTGGAACTTTTGATGACGTCCTTGGAGCAACTATTGCCAGGAATGATGCGCAAGTCAAATACGAAGACCGACCTGGGTATCAAACACTATTGGTAAACCGGAAGCTTCAGGAATTGAACATTAGAAACAAATATGCAGAAGCATTGCCGACCTTAAGCGGGTTTGCCAATTTAGGTGTCAGTACCCAATCCCAGTCTTTTGGTGGGTTATTCAGTACTCAATCCAATTTTGATGGTATTGATCAGGTAGGACCAGATAGTTGGTACCGTTACTCTTCTATTGGGTTAAGCCTCAATTGGAACATCTTCACGGGATTGCAAAGAAGGTTTCAGATACAACGAGAGAAAGTTAGTCTTGAGCAATTGGACAATGGGATCAACCAGTATCAAAGCCTCATTGACCTGGAAGTGCAAACCAGTCGCCTGGCTCTGCAAAATGCCGTACAGAAGATCGAAGTTCAAAGAGAGAACATGGAACTCGCAGACAAAGTGTTTCGGGTAACTCAGATCAAATACCAGGAAGGGATCGGTTCTAACCTTGAAGTAGTTGAGGCGGATACCGCTTTAAAAGAGGCTCAAACGAATTATTACAATGCCCTATATGATGCGATCATCGCACGGATTGATTTACAAAAAGCCCTGGGCACCCTGAACTAA
- a CDS encoding ATP-binding protein, producing the protein MSKLATLTTVFSLFVLLCQAQLAQINALNQQLSRASSPSDSIRIYLQLSEFYEDVNVELGASIIAQTHTMLQRHPDDSLELISILRQAHFHTLSSEFDQSEHLLQGLLRQQLSQSIRSEVLLQLGKNLQLSGHHDSAIFYLDKAIMLSLELEDHLGVQLSKAYKSESLNRVGQLQEALDFCSQSLMEIQRIQAKKEEAIILNFLGGINTSLGAMPVATKHYLAALTIADSLQNERLKMEQLNDIGVIYAVQGETDESIDYFQRALTAALNIRSHRDYIGTLSNLAYMYSVTDQMDLSILSYQEALAYNDQYGDACLHPFIYDGLARLYERLDQPDSVKKYFGIVLKEARNCQLKEFEISALQGMGRYYREQGLIQQSITQFRNSFAIAEANNFKPLLQISADQLYQSYKEAGDFSMALKFHEISEAMQDSIYNEQNKDEILRLTAKYEFETEKHKIEDEQERQEIQYLAELRGQLLTRNFMMVGLVLTLILIFTLWRSYVAKQRSNIVLARLNREKNELIGVVAHDLRNPLNAILGFSQILMEELDESAKSQHQYLSRINGSASRMKHMIERVLDVNAIESEMMNLEVRSVDMAALLDNVIDTLNPSAEIKKIVLARNYDNHKFFAEIDESYGFQIFENLISNAIKFSEHNKAVDITVMFAGDRIKVLVEDHGPGIDKEDLQLLFQRYTKLTPQPTGNESSTGLGLSIVKKYVVAMGGEIDVKSVMGVGTTFIVSFWSSATLQGSSASNPSTDNF; encoded by the coding sequence TTGTCTAAATTAGCTACGTTAACTACCGTATTTTCGCTATTTGTCCTATTGTGCCAGGCACAATTAGCTCAGATAAACGCTTTAAATCAGCAACTGTCCCGGGCTTCCAGTCCTTCAGACAGTATTCGGATTTATTTGCAACTAAGTGAGTTCTATGAAGATGTCAATGTTGAATTAGGTGCGTCAATCATAGCTCAAACCCATACCATGCTCCAGCGACACCCTGATGATTCACTGGAATTAATAAGCATTCTTCGACAAGCCCATTTTCATACCCTTTCATCGGAGTTTGATCAGTCTGAGCATTTGTTGCAAGGCTTATTGCGACAGCAGCTTTCACAATCCATCAGAAGTGAGGTCTTACTGCAATTAGGGAAGAATCTACAGTTGTCAGGACATCACGATAGTGCCATTTTTTACCTGGATAAGGCGATAATGTTAAGCCTGGAGTTGGAGGATCACTTAGGTGTTCAATTAAGTAAGGCTTATAAAAGCGAATCACTCAATCGTGTAGGACAATTACAGGAAGCCTTAGATTTCTGTTCCCAATCCCTTATGGAGATTCAGCGGATTCAGGCTAAGAAAGAAGAGGCCATCATTTTGAATTTCCTGGGAGGAATCAACACTTCACTAGGTGCTATGCCCGTAGCTACGAAACACTATCTGGCTGCGCTTACCATAGCCGATAGTCTTCAAAATGAACGATTGAAAATGGAACAGCTCAACGATATTGGTGTGATTTATGCCGTACAGGGAGAGACAGATGAAAGCATCGACTATTTCCAACGAGCACTGACCGCAGCATTGAATATTAGGAGTCATCGCGATTATATCGGAACGTTAAGTAATCTGGCCTACATGTATTCGGTAACAGATCAGATGGACCTTTCCATTCTATCCTACCAAGAGGCTTTGGCATATAATGATCAATATGGGGATGCCTGCTTACATCCTTTCATTTATGATGGATTGGCTCGATTATATGAGCGTCTGGATCAACCAGATTCAGTTAAAAAATATTTCGGAATCGTATTGAAGGAAGCAAGAAATTGCCAGCTTAAAGAGTTTGAGATTTCAGCCCTGCAAGGCATGGGTCGTTATTACAGAGAACAAGGGTTGATTCAGCAGTCGATCACTCAGTTTCGGAACTCATTTGCAATAGCGGAAGCCAACAACTTTAAGCCTTTGCTACAGATTTCTGCCGATCAATTGTATCAATCATATAAAGAAGCTGGGGATTTTTCCATGGCGTTGAAATTCCATGAGATATCCGAGGCAATGCAAGACTCGATCTACAATGAGCAAAATAAAGATGAGATTCTGCGATTAACTGCGAAATACGAGTTTGAAACGGAGAAGCACAAAATCGAAGATGAGCAAGAGAGACAGGAGATCCAGTATCTGGCAGAGCTGAGAGGCCAACTGCTGACCAGGAACTTCATGATGGTGGGATTGGTACTTACGCTTATTCTGATTTTTACGTTATGGCGATCTTATGTGGCAAAGCAGCGATCGAACATTGTGCTGGCACGACTCAACAGAGAGAAAAATGAATTGATAGGCGTGGTTGCTCACGATTTGAGAAACCCTTTAAATGCTATCCTTGGTTTCAGTCAAATATTGATGGAAGAGCTGGATGAGTCTGCGAAAAGTCAACATCAATACTTATCCAGGATTAATGGCAGTGCTTCACGCATGAAACACATGATCGAACGTGTGCTGGATGTAAATGCGATTGAGTCGGAAATGATGAATTTGGAGGTTCGATCAGTTGACATGGCGGCCTTGTTGGATAATGTAATTGACACCCTAAATCCCAGTGCTGAGATCAAGAAAATTGTATTGGCAAGAAATTACGATAACCATAAGTTTTTCGCAGAGATTGATGAGAGTTATGGTTTTCAGATTTTCGAAAATCTTATCTCGAATGCCATCAAGTTTTCGGAACATAACAAAGCAGTAGATATTACAGTGATGTTTGCCGGAGATCGGATCAAGGTATTGGTGGAAGATCATGGTCCCGGAATCGATAAAGAAGATTTGCAATTGCTGTTTCAACGGTACACCAAATTGACGCCTCAGCCTACTGGTAATGAATCCAGTACAGGATTGGGGCTATCAATTGTGAAAAAATACGTAGTAGCGATGGGGGGTGAAATTGATGTGAAAAGTGTCATGGGCGTGGGCACCACATTCATTGTATCGTTTTGGAGCAGTGCCACGCTCCAGGGAAGTTCAGCTTCCAATCCATCCACTGACAATTTCTAA
- a CDS encoding efflux RND transporter periplasmic adaptor subunit yields the protein MNKLFQITLAVLMTVVLFACGGGGDELTEKKAELEALRSQYFDLKAQIATLETEINEIDPEYNKANTILISTLALEKSSFEHKVEVRGAVASRKNIVISAETMGRIEKINVAEGQNLSKGTLLMKLDADILENNIAEVETQLELAEAVFVRQKNLWDQNIGTEIQYLQTKNNKESLERRLATLKSQLKQSYVRSPFAGVADEIPVREGEMAQPGMPLARIVNQREMYIKADVSEAFLGKFQKGDQAEIYLPTLDMRLVSQVVSVGQVINEDNRTFAVEIALPSDTDLKFRPNQVTILNLTDYFQEEAVSIPTRLVQADDQGNFVYGLKTEDGRKLASKIRINPGKSFNSKTEVLSGLKGNETLIDNGYREVNEGVEVSVATASL from the coding sequence ATGAACAAGTTGTTTCAAATCACATTAGCAGTCCTGATGACTGTGGTACTTTTCGCATGTGGTGGGGGTGGAGACGAACTCACTGAAAAGAAAGCGGAACTTGAAGCGTTGAGAAGTCAGTATTTTGACCTGAAAGCGCAGATCGCGACTTTGGAAACGGAAATCAATGAAATTGATCCTGAGTACAATAAAGCCAATACCATTTTGATCTCCACCTTAGCGTTGGAGAAAAGCTCCTTTGAGCACAAGGTAGAAGTAAGAGGTGCGGTAGCTTCCCGCAAAAACATTGTAATCTCAGCTGAGACCATGGGTCGTATTGAGAAGATCAATGTAGCAGAAGGACAGAATCTCTCAAAAGGTACGTTGCTGATGAAATTGGATGCCGATATCCTTGAGAACAACATCGCGGAAGTAGAAACGCAATTGGAATTGGCAGAAGCAGTTTTTGTTCGTCAAAAGAACCTTTGGGACCAGAACATTGGCACAGAGATACAATACTTGCAAACCAAGAACAACAAAGAGTCTTTGGAACGTAGACTAGCTACCTTGAAAAGCCAATTGAAGCAGTCTTACGTTCGCTCACCTTTCGCAGGTGTTGCGGACGAGATTCCGGTGAGAGAGGGTGAAATGGCGCAGCCAGGCATGCCTTTAGCGCGCATCGTCAATCAAAGAGAAATGTACATCAAAGCAGATGTTTCTGAAGCATTCCTGGGTAAATTCCAAAAGGGAGATCAAGCTGAAATTTATCTACCGACGTTGGACATGCGTCTGGTGAGTCAGGTGGTTTCTGTTGGACAAGTGATCAATGAGGACAACCGGACGTTTGCCGTAGAGATCGCATTACCTTCAGATACAGACTTGAAGTTCAGACCCAATCAGGTGACCATTTTGAATTTGACCGATTACTTCCAGGAAGAAGCAGTGAGTATCCCAACACGATTGGTACAGGCTGATGATCAGGGGAATTTTGTATATGGTCTTAAAACGGAAGACGGAAGAAAGTTGGCCAGCAAGATCAGGATCAACCCAGGAAAGTCCTTTAACAGTAAGACAGAAGTGTTGTCTGGTTTGAAAGGGAATGAAACACTGATCGATAATGGCTATCGCGAAGTAAACGAAGGAGTAGAGGTGTCTGTAGCAACAGCCTCTTTATAA